From one Caldithrix abyssi DSM 13497 genomic stretch:
- a CDS encoding NADH-quinone oxidoreductase subunit A: MTGFYIALIFFVTGLVMVGITILISRIIQPRRYYPQKYLTYECGELPQGDAWVRFNNRFYIIALVFLIFEVEIIFLYPWAVVFDSLKIVAFVEMFIFLTILLVGLAYVWAKGDLQWIKPRPKLEYLPKEKGK, from the coding sequence ATGACGGGATTTTACATCGCATTGATTTTTTTTGTGACCGGTCTGGTCATGGTTGGTATAACTATTTTAATCTCCAGAATAATCCAGCCGCGCAGATATTATCCGCAAAAATATTTAACCTACGAATGTGGTGAACTGCCTCAGGGCGACGCCTGGGTTCGTTTCAACAACCGTTTTTATATTATTGCTTTAGTTTTTCTTATTTTTGAAGTCGAAATTATTTTTCTCTATCCATGGGCTGTTGTCTTTGACAGTTTAAAGATAGTAGCCTTTGTGGAAATGTTCATCTTTCTTACCATTTTATTAGTTGGCCTGGCTTATGTGTGGGCAAAAGGCGATTTACAATGGATAAAACCTCGACCCAAATTAGAATATCTCCCCAAAGAGAAAGGAAAATAG
- a CDS encoding SDR family NAD(P)-dependent oxidoreductase, producing the protein MNILVTGGAGFIGSHLIDRLLKEGFNVRTLDNLHRGKEANIKAHIESGRLTFFRKDIRYYEQIEPLFADIDMVYHLAAQSNVLGAVQDVDYSFNTNVVGTFNVLKACKKHGVKRLIFTSSREAYGEAQYLPVDEAHPLSSKNTYGASKVAGETYCRVFQNMGELEVVILRLANVYGERDFDRVIPIFLNNVLNNRDIHIYGGKQVIDFVSIEIVVEALVQSMDNPLAIKGPTNVGSGRGTTLFELAERIMKYTNSQSKIVVDPPRSAEVVKFTAQIERFKKIFKIKIPEDPLYYLPEMIARIKQSG; encoded by the coding sequence ATGAACATTCTGGTTACCGGTGGGGCCGGTTTTATTGGTAGTCATCTGATAGATCGTTTGCTTAAAGAAGGCTTTAACGTTCGAACGCTGGATAATTTACATCGCGGAAAAGAAGCGAATATTAAAGCGCATATCGAAAGCGGACGCCTCACTTTTTTTCGCAAAGATATCCGCTACTATGAACAAATTGAACCGCTGTTTGCCGACATCGATATGGTGTATCACCTGGCGGCGCAATCCAATGTTTTGGGAGCCGTACAGGATGTGGATTATTCGTTTAATACCAATGTTGTGGGCACATTTAATGTGTTAAAAGCCTGTAAAAAGCACGGCGTTAAGCGCTTGATTTTTACCTCTTCCCGCGAAGCTTACGGCGAAGCCCAATATCTGCCAGTCGATGAAGCGCATCCTCTCTCTTCGAAAAACACATACGGCGCCAGCAAGGTGGCCGGCGAAACCTATTGTCGAGTGTTTCAAAACATGGGCGAATTGGAAGTGGTTATTCTCCGACTGGCAAATGTGTACGGCGAGCGCGATTTTGATCGTGTCATCCCCATCTTTTTAAACAATGTGCTGAACAATCGGGATATTCATATTTACGGCGGCAAACAGGTCATTGATTTTGTTTCCATCGAAATCGTTGTGGAGGCCCTTGTGCAATCTATGGATAACCCCCTGGCAATTAAAGGGCCCACCAACGTGGGTTCGGGCAGGGGAACCACCTTATTCGAATTGGCAGAGCGGATCATGAAATACACCAACAGTCAGAGCAAAATCGTAGTCGATCCTCCTCGCAGCGCGGAGGTGGTAAAATTTACCGCCCAAATAGAGCGCTTTAAAAAAATTTTTAAAATCAAAATTCCGGAAGATCCGTTGTATTATTTGCCAGAGATGATCGCCAGAATAAAGCAGAGCGGCTAA
- a CDS encoding NADH-quinone oxidoreductase subunit B, giving the protein MSDIHALRDNILFSTLDDLLSWARQGSPWAITFGLACCAIEMMAAGASRFDLDRHGMFFRPSPRQSDVMIVSGTVTIKMAPLLRRLYEQMPEPKYVISMGSCANSGGPYWQYGYHVLKGVDRIVPVDVYVPGCPPRPEALIQGIMELKEKIKKERLLSKIG; this is encoded by the coding sequence ATGAGCGACATACATGCCCTTCGGGACAATATTTTATTTTCTACGCTTGATGATTTATTATCGTGGGCGCGTCAGGGATCGCCATGGGCCATTACCTTTGGTCTGGCCTGCTGCGCCATTGAGATGATGGCTGCCGGCGCTTCGCGTTTCGATCTTGACCGGCATGGGATGTTTTTCCGTCCCAGCCCGCGGCAATCCGACGTGATGATTGTTTCTGGCACGGTGACCATTAAAATGGCTCCTCTGCTCCGCCGTCTGTACGAACAAATGCCGGAGCCTAAATACGTTATTTCTATGGGCAGCTGCGCCAATAGCGGCGGTCCATACTGGCAATATGGCTATCATGTTCTTAAGGGCGTTGATCGTATTGTGCCGGTTGACGTTTACGTGCCGGGCTGCCCGCCGCGCCCCGAAGCCTTGATTCAGGGTATTATGGAATTGAAAGAAAAAATTAAAAAAGAACGCCTTCTATCTAAAATAGGATAG
- a CDS encoding NADH-quinone oxidoreductase subunit C, whose protein sequence is MEAKDIFQKLKERFGEAILELNDEVLQPFIKIAPDKTNQIAQFLRDEDDLKFDFLMCLSGVDLGENLGVVYHLYSMKLNHKIVLKTEVSKEKPDVHTVANIWRTADWHEREAYDLLGIHFVDHPDLRRILLPEDWEGHPLRKDYKPPKEWHGIPVTISEEEENDSVE, encoded by the coding sequence ATGGAAGCAAAAGATATTTTCCAAAAATTAAAAGAACGATTCGGCGAAGCCATTCTGGAGCTGAACGATGAAGTTCTTCAGCCTTTTATTAAAATAGCGCCGGATAAAACCAACCAGATCGCCCAGTTTTTAAGGGATGAGGACGACCTTAAATTTGATTTTTTGATGTGTCTTTCCGGAGTGGACCTGGGCGAAAACCTTGGAGTGGTTTACCATCTATATTCCATGAAATTAAACCACAAAATCGTTTTAAAAACCGAAGTCAGCAAAGAAAAGCCCGATGTGCACACGGTGGCTAATATCTGGCGGACGGCTGACTGGCATGAACGAGAAGCCTATGATTTGTTAGGTATTCACTTTGTGGATCACCCCGATTTAAGACGTATTTTATTGCCGGAAGACTGGGAAGGCCATCCACTGCGCAAAGACTACAAGCCTCCCAAAGAATGGCATGGAATCCCTGTGACTATAAGTGAGGAAGAAGAAAATGACTCTGTGGAATAA
- a CDS encoding ATP-binding protein: protein MSEKIILSVPAHLDYLAIVESFVEMVGKHIPVQNKELLAQQLRFTVNEAFVNILQHTPRPPDGMVVIHFEFDPPTLYLRFPDRGKGLKIKDQYPPYSSEMVGDDYLILKTLGGELYGYIENPRTVKLWFKEVDTQMDKKQIIAQLKPGGMGLSIIVKFMDEVRFVKDEEEGHYLEIKKYLTGDQESGRNSDS from the coding sequence ATGAGTGAAAAAATCATCTTATCTGTGCCTGCGCACCTGGACTATCTGGCGATTGTCGAGAGTTTTGTCGAAATGGTGGGGAAGCACATCCCTGTGCAAAACAAAGAGCTGTTGGCCCAACAATTAAGATTTACGGTCAATGAGGCTTTTGTAAACATTTTGCAGCACACCCCCCGGCCGCCGGATGGCATGGTGGTTATCCATTTTGAATTTGATCCGCCCACCCTCTACCTGCGCTTTCCGGATCGTGGGAAGGGATTAAAGATTAAGGATCAATACCCGCCTTATTCTTCAGAAATGGTGGGGGACGATTACCTCATTTTAAAAACACTGGGTGGTGAATTATACGGCTATATTGAAAATCCGCGCACGGTTAAACTCTGGTTTAAAGAAGTGGACACGCAAATGGATAAAAAACAGATTATAGCCCAGTTAAAGCCCGGAGGTATGGGGCTTTCTATTATCGTTAAGTTTATGGATGAAGTGCGTTTTGTAAAAGACGAAGAAGAAGGACACTATCTTGAAATAAAAAAGTATTTAACCGGTGATCAGGAAAGTGGGCGCAACTCTGATTCCTGA
- a CDS encoding STAS domain-containing protein has translation MSFSFEMKNNILVARIHQKRATVEIAGDFKEQLLKKMDELGANVLVDLSVCEFVDSSFLGALVAGLKKATIHNGDLKIFGLQPPVSAMFELTRLYRIFDIFENEEEALNSFQL, from the coding sequence ATGAGTTTTTCTTTTGAGATGAAAAATAATATCCTTGTAGCGCGCATTCATCAAAAACGGGCAACCGTAGAAATTGCCGGGGATTTTAAGGAACAGCTTCTTAAAAAAATGGATGAACTGGGAGCCAATGTTCTGGTAGATTTGAGCGTTTGTGAATTTGTGGATAGTTCCTTTTTAGGCGCGCTGGTTGCAGGCCTGAAAAAGGCAACCATTCATAACGGAGATTTAAAAATCTTTGGTCTGCAGCCGCCGGTAAGCGCCATGTTTGAGCTTACCCGTTTGTATCGTATTTTCGATATTTTTGAGAACGAAGAAGAAGCGTTAAATAGTTTTCAATTATGA